The following proteins come from a genomic window of Sorex araneus isolate mSorAra2 chromosome 1, mSorAra2.pri, whole genome shotgun sequence:
- the MARVELD2 gene encoding MARVEL domain-containing protein 2 has translation MSSSDRRWRNQDRHYNEVPRDLPDGDGSVRSLQELRDCELALSADPLPPPPLPLQPPFGPHFGASDTEEPAVAPDLKPVRRFVPESWKHFFRGKRRKDLEWDKPVSDIRYISNGVECSPPASPGWPGHRPPHGGGSSSSWCQEPGRGSGGSMDSRGGAGATSPADPYGSLGRPAHTARTYSEKVEFYHLKYAYMKSWAGLLRILGVAELLLGAGVFACVTAYIHKDSEWYNLFGYSQPYGMASVGGLGSAYSGYYYSGPKTPFVLVVAGLAWITTIIVLVLGMSMYYRTILLDSNWWPLTEFGINVALFVLYMAAAIVYVNDTNRGGLCSYPLFNTPVNAMFCRVESGQIAAIIFLFVTMIVYLISALVCLKLWRHEAARRHREYLEQQEISEPSFPSKRRVFETAAGGDRQRDHEVNFQGLRGPQMKPEVLSGYIPPGHIPKPVVLPDYVAKYPVIQTDDERERYKAVFQDQFSEYKELSAEVQAILRKLDELDAVMSRLPHRSEHHQEHERISRIHEEFKRKKNDPTFLEKKERCDYLKNKLSHIKQRIQEYDKVMNWDIQGYR, from the exons ATGTCGTCCAGTGACAGAAGGTGGAGGAACCAGGACAGGCACTACAACGAGGTCCCGCGGGATCTGCCCGATGGCGATGGCTCGGTGAGAAGCCTCCAGGAGCTCCGAGACTGTGAGCTGGCACTCAGCGCCGACCCGCTGCCTCCGCCCCCTCTCCCCTTACAGCCACCCTTCGGCCCGCACTTCGGTGCCAGCGACACCGAGGAGCCGGCCGTGGCCCCGGATCTCAAGCCCGTGCGGCGCTTCGTCCCCGAGTCCTGGAAGCACTTCTTccgagggaagaggaggaaggacctGGAATGGGATAAGCCCGTGTCGGACATCCGATACATTTCCAACGGGGTGGAGTGCTCCCCACCCGCCTCGCCGGGCTGGCCGGGGCATCGGCCCCCCcacggcggcggcagcagcagcagctggtgCCAAGAGCCCGGCCGAGGGAGCGGGGGAAGCATGGATTCCCGGGGAGGTGCAGGTGCCACATCCCCCGCAGACCCCTACGGCTCCCTGGGCCGCCCCGCACACACGGCCCGCACCTACAGCGAGAAGGTGGAGTTCTACCACCTCAAGTACGCCTACATGAAGTCCTGGGCCGGCCTGCTGAGGATCCTGGGGGTGGCCGAGCTGCTCCTGGGGGCCGGCGTCTTCGCCTGCGTCACCGCCTACATCCACAAGGACAGCGAGTGGTACAACCTGTTCGGCTACTCGCAGCCCTATGGCATGGCCAGTGTGGGCGGCCTGGGCAGCGCCTACAGTGGCTACTACTACAGCGGCCCCAAGACCCCCTTTGTGCTCGTGGTGGCCGGGCTGGCCTGGATCACCACCATCATCGTCCTGGTCCTCGGCATGTCCATGTACTACCGGACCATCCTCCTGGACTCCAACTGGTGGCCCCTCACCGAGTTTGGGATCAACGTGGCCTTGTTCGTGCTGTACATGGCAGCAGCCATCGTCTACGTGAACGATACCAACCGGGGTGGACTCTGCTCCTACCCCTTATTCAACACGCCGGTGAACGCCATGTTCTGCCGGGTGGAGAGCGGGCAGATAGCAGCCATCATCTTCCTGTTCGTCACCATGATTGTTTATCTCATCAGCGCCTTGGTGTGCCTCAAGCTGTGGAGGCACGAGGCGGCCCGGCGACACAGGGAGTACCTGGAGCAGCAGGAG ATAAGTGAGCCATCATTTCCATCGAAAAGGAGAGTG TTTGAAACAGCAGCTGGCGGGGACAGGCAGAGGGACCACGAGGTGAATTTCCAAGGGCTGAGAGGCCCCCAAATGAAGCCCGAAGTCCTGAGCGGCTACATCCCACCAGGCCACATCCCGAAGCCTGTGGTGTTGCCTGACTATGTGGC aAAATACCCAGTCATTCAGACGGATGACGAGCGGGAGCGCTATAAAGCCGTGTTCCAGGACCAGTTCTCCGAGTACAAAGAGCTCTCAGCAGAGGTGCAGGCCATCCTGCGGAAGCTGGACGAGCTGGACGCAGTGATGAGCAGACTGCCCCACCGCTCGGAACACCACCAG gaaCATGAGAGAATTTCAAGAATCCACGaagaatttaagagaaaaaagaat gatcctacatttctggaaaaaaaagaacgCTGTGATTATCTGAAGAATAAACTGTCTCATATAAAACAAAGAATCCAAGAATATGATAAAGTAATGAATTGGGATATACAAGGTTACCGTTAA